A portion of the Oxynema aestuarii AP17 genome contains these proteins:
- a CDS encoding ribonuclease J, whose protein sequence is MSKNGSSPALKIIPLGGLHEIGKNTCVFEINDEILLLDAGLAFPTDEMHGVNIVLPDMTYLRENRHKIKGMIVTHGHEDHIGGIPFHLKQFDIPVIYGPRFAMSLLQGKLEEAGVSDRTELRSVLPREIVRVGKSFLIEFIRNTHSIVDSFTVALHTPVGVVIHTGDFKIDHTPVDGETYDLQKLAEHGEKGVLCLIADSTNSEVPGFTPSERSVYPNLDRIFSEAPGRLLVTTFASSVHRLNILLQLAKKHDRTVSVVGRSMLNAIAHARNLGYIQCEDNLFQPLHAIRQLPDEKVLILTTGSQGEPMAALSRIANGEHRKIKIRSGDTVVFSANPIPGNTIAVVNTIDKLMKQGANVIYGRHQGIHVSGHGCQEDQKLMIALTRPKFFLPVHGEHRMLVKHSQTAQSMGIPAENMVIIDNGDVVSLSQDSIGVVDRVPSGIELVDSSRTGVVKDDVLKERQRLAEDGVVTIATAIGWNGKLEMEPSLHLRGVVSTIEPNLLQKWVAETLEDTLSDRWSNFAQTNDDGQVDVDWSGLKNHLERELQRMLRRELRQQPLLVFLMQTPKQPPVKSNSPKTGRRRTRSTAKVAS, encoded by the coding sequence ATGAGTAAAAACGGATCCTCACCTGCCCTCAAAATCATTCCTCTAGGCGGGTTGCATGAAATTGGTAAAAATACCTGCGTCTTTGAAATCAACGACGAAATTCTCCTGTTAGATGCAGGTCTGGCCTTCCCCACCGACGAAATGCACGGGGTCAATATCGTCCTGCCAGATATGACCTACCTGCGGGAAAACCGCCACAAAATTAAGGGGATGATCGTCACCCACGGACACGAAGATCACATCGGCGGGATCCCGTTCCACCTCAAACAATTTGACATCCCCGTCATTTACGGCCCTCGCTTCGCCATGAGCTTGCTCCAAGGCAAACTAGAAGAAGCCGGGGTCAGCGATCGCACCGAACTGCGTAGCGTTCTTCCCCGCGAAATCGTCCGCGTCGGCAAATCCTTTCTGATCGAATTCATCCGCAACACCCATTCGATCGTCGATAGCTTCACCGTCGCCTTACATACCCCCGTCGGCGTCGTCATTCACACTGGAGACTTCAAAATCGACCATACCCCCGTCGATGGCGAAACCTACGACCTGCAAAAGCTCGCCGAACACGGCGAAAAAGGCGTCCTGTGCCTGATCGCCGACTCCACCAATTCCGAAGTTCCTGGCTTTACCCCTTCGGAACGGTCGGTGTATCCCAACTTGGATCGTATTTTTTCCGAAGCCCCCGGTCGCCTCTTAGTGACGACCTTCGCCTCTTCCGTCCACCGCCTCAATATTCTCCTGCAACTGGCGAAAAAACACGATCGCACCGTCTCCGTCGTCGGTCGGTCCATGCTCAACGCGATCGCCCACGCGCGCAACTTGGGCTACATTCAGTGCGAAGATAACTTATTCCAACCCCTCCACGCCATCCGCCAGCTTCCCGACGAGAAAGTGCTGATCCTGACTACGGGATCCCAAGGCGAACCGATGGCCGCCCTCAGCCGCATTGCCAACGGCGAACACCGTAAAATTAAAATCCGTTCCGGAGATACGGTGGTCTTCTCCGCCAACCCGATTCCCGGCAATACGATCGCCGTGGTCAACACGATCGACAAGTTGATGAAACAAGGCGCCAATGTCATTTACGGTCGCCATCAAGGGATCCATGTCTCCGGTCACGGCTGTCAAGAAGATCAGAAACTGATGATCGCCTTGACCCGTCCCAAGTTCTTCTTACCCGTCCACGGCGAACACCGCATGTTGGTCAAGCATTCCCAAACCGCTCAAAGTATGGGAATCCCGGCGGAAAATATGGTGATTATCGATAACGGGGATGTCGTTTCCCTCAGCCAAGATAGTATTGGTGTCGTCGATCGCGTGCCGTCCGGTATAGAATTGGTCGATTCTTCGCGCACGGGGGTAGTTAAAGATGACGTTCTCAAAGAACGCCAACGCCTCGCCGAAGATGGCGTCGTCACGATCGCCACGGCGATCGGCTGGAATGGCAAACTGGAAATGGAACCGTCCCTTCACTTGCGCGGCGTCGTCTCCACCATCGAACCCAATTTGCTGCAAAAATGGGTGGCGGAAACTTTAGAAGATACCCTCAGCGATCGCTGGTCGAATTTCGCCCAAACCAACGATGACGGTCAAGTTGATGTCGATTGGTCCGGTCTCAAAAATCATTTGGAACGGGAATTGCAACGGATGTTACGCCGCGAATTGCGTCAACAACCTTTATTGGTGTTCTTGATGCAAACTCCAAAGCAACCTCCGGTGAAATCAAACTCCCCAAAAACCGGACGCCGTCGCACGCGATCGACGGCTAAAGTCGCTTCTTAA
- a CDS encoding GIY-YIG nuclease family protein — protein MSKNLTDTNSLISLSSTQLFEQVSEREIYAWARCHLQSLELKHWLGEEEIPLPEFPGLYFIDCIVYDCEGKSQENLAYIGVANTSIRQRWKSHHQLPLFTRLQSMGVEVIIRSFPVLPGTIPTEMLQQWERGLIEKLHPIFNDDLV, from the coding sequence ATGTCCAAAAATCTCACCGATACGAATTCTTTAATTTCTTTATCTTCGACCCAGCTCTTCGAGCAAGTCAGCGAGCGCGAGATCTATGCTTGGGCTCGCTGTCACTTGCAATCGTTGGAGTTAAAACACTGGCTCGGTGAAGAAGAAATCCCTCTACCGGAATTTCCCGGTTTGTATTTTATCGATTGTATCGTCTACGATTGCGAAGGTAAATCTCAAGAAAATTTAGCCTATATCGGCGTCGCCAATACGAGCATCCGCCAGCGCTGGAAGTCCCATCACCAACTCCCTTTATTTACTCGCCTTCAATCCATGGGAGTTGAGGTGATTATTCGCAGTTTTCCCGTTTTACCCGGGACGATTCCCACGGAAATGTTGCAACAGTGGGAACGGGGATTAATTGAAAAATTACACCCGATTTTTAATGACGATTTGGTCTGA
- a CDS encoding ATP-binding protein, which produces MDSPTSATIQSLAVEAASLLVYRSVLAGKEGRAFVELLEALLLWSRFANTRHSGEGTGNRSAISCLHAYGQWFELLADRRQSWSDFLIAQILADDNPFSRQVQQVDLDRLSPSLVEAVKYDLDVLQHLASCTGDRLSHWVREISGLSTLPAFSEISDADAPDPAIAPSPIRQFQQAPSWRQLLPELAAFYRHSGTGLFGRYRAFTWHAGALAGISHPDPVTLSELVGYERPRELLLKNTEFLLAGLPALNVLLYGSRGTGKSSLVKALANAYADRGLRLIQVAKSELTDLPAIVEQLRDLPQKFVIFVDDLSFEEDDDAFKALKVVLEGTITARPPNVVVYATSNRRHLVRELFEERPRPSAADEVHAWDTVQEKLSFSDRFGLTLTFEPADQQAYLEIVRHLAAREQLAIDDEALVFQALQWATRRNGRSGRTARHFIDFLKSELTLGGSLGSTALS; this is translated from the coding sequence ATGGATTCTCCCACAAGCGCTACTATTCAATCGCTCGCCGTCGAAGCGGCTTCTTTGTTGGTTTACCGTTCGGTACTCGCCGGGAAAGAAGGTCGCGCCTTTGTCGAGTTGCTCGAGGCACTCCTCCTTTGGAGTCGCTTCGCGAATACCCGCCATTCGGGGGAAGGAACGGGCAATCGGTCGGCGATTTCTTGTCTGCACGCCTACGGTCAATGGTTCGAGCTGTTGGCCGATCGCCGTCAGAGTTGGTCGGATTTTTTAATCGCCCAAATTTTGGCCGATGACAACCCCTTCAGCCGTCAGGTGCAACAGGTGGATCTCGATCGCCTCTCGCCGTCGTTAGTGGAGGCGGTGAAATACGATTTGGATGTTTTGCAGCACTTGGCTTCCTGTACGGGCGATCGTCTCAGTCACTGGGTTCGCGAAATTTCCGGACTCTCTACCCTTCCCGCTTTTTCCGAGATCTCCGATGCGGATGCTCCGGATCCGGCGATCGCGCCCTCCCCGATCCGCCAATTTCAACAGGCGCCTTCGTGGCGTCAACTGCTGCCCGAGCTTGCCGCTTTTTACCGTCACTCGGGAACGGGTCTATTTGGTCGATATCGCGCCTTCACTTGGCACGCAGGCGCTTTGGCGGGCATCTCCCACCCGGATCCGGTCACTCTCTCGGAATTGGTCGGTTACGAACGTCCTCGGGAATTGTTACTCAAGAATACCGAGTTTCTGCTCGCCGGATTGCCCGCGTTAAATGTGTTACTCTACGGCAGTCGCGGGACGGGGAAATCTTCTCTGGTCAAGGCGTTGGCGAATGCATACGCCGATCGCGGCTTGCGCTTGATTCAAGTGGCTAAGTCGGAGTTGACGGATTTACCCGCGATCGTGGAACAGTTGCGCGATCTTCCCCAAAAGTTTGTCATTTTCGTGGACGACCTCTCGTTTGAAGAGGATGACGATGCTTTTAAGGCGCTTAAGGTCGTTCTCGAAGGCACAATTACCGCCCGTCCCCCGAATGTGGTGGTCTACGCGACTTCCAACCGCCGTCATCTCGTGCGCGAGTTGTTCGAGGAACGCCCGCGACCCAGTGCGGCGGATGAAGTTCACGCCTGGGATACGGTTCAGGAAAAGCTTTCGTTTAGCGATCGCTTCGGCTTGACCCTGACTTTCGAGCCTGCGGACCAGCAAGCGTATCTGGAGATCGTTCGCCATTTGGCCGCTCGCGAACAACTCGCGATCGATGATGAAGCCCTGGTCTTTCAAGCTCTCCAGTGGGCGACTCGTCGCAATGGGCGATCGGGTCGCACGGCTCGCCATTTTATCGATTTTCTTAAATCTGAATTGACTCTCGGCGGTTCGCTCGGTTCTACGGCGCTCTCTTGA
- a CDS encoding succinate--CoA ligase subunit alpha, translated as MNFTPESKVLIQGITEPIGATYAALMKNYGTNVIAGISPGRGGEQVEEIEIFDMVEQAVGHLGAIDTSVIFVPPYDVLDAALEAMAAGIRQIIIVTEGMPPLDMVHLVRQAEATETLIVGPNTPGIIVPGKILLGTHKSDFYTPGSVGLLSRSGTLTYEIAWQLTQAKLGQSIAIGIGSDAIVGSSFAQWLQILDEDEATEAIVLVGEIGGSSEETAAHYIAEAIDKPTIAYVAGRHAPKGKRLGHAGDIMAAQLSVGRTHQVSPVGADPDTAQSKIAAFKAANIPVAQSPSEIPDLVKKALKPSRKKK; from the coding sequence ATGAATTTTACACCGGAAAGCAAAGTTCTCATTCAAGGAATTACCGAACCGATTGGCGCCACTTACGCGGCTTTGATGAAAAACTACGGCACCAATGTCATTGCCGGAATCAGTCCCGGTCGCGGCGGCGAACAGGTCGAAGAAATCGAGATCTTCGACATGGTAGAGCAAGCGGTTGGCCACCTCGGCGCGATCGATACGAGTGTGATTTTCGTACCGCCTTACGACGTACTCGATGCGGCCCTGGAAGCGATGGCGGCGGGCATTCGCCAAATTATTATCGTCACCGAGGGAATGCCCCCCCTGGATATGGTTCACTTGGTCCGCCAAGCGGAAGCGACGGAAACCTTAATCGTCGGTCCGAATACTCCCGGGATTATCGTCCCCGGGAAAATCTTACTCGGAACCCACAAAAGTGATTTTTACACCCCCGGTTCGGTGGGATTGCTCAGTCGCAGTGGGACGCTGACTTACGAAATCGCTTGGCAGTTGACCCAGGCGAAGTTAGGCCAGTCGATCGCCATCGGGATCGGCAGCGACGCGATTGTCGGTTCGTCGTTCGCCCAGTGGTTGCAAATTTTAGACGAGGATGAGGCGACGGAGGCGATCGTCCTGGTCGGCGAAATTGGCGGCAGCAGCGAAGAAACGGCGGCGCACTATATTGCCGAGGCGATCGACAAACCGACGATCGCCTACGTGGCAGGTCGTCACGCGCCCAAAGGTAAACGACTCGGTCACGCGGGGGATATTATGGCGGCTCAACTCAGTGTCGGTCGCACTCACCAGGTCAGCCCCGTCGGCGCCGATCCGGATACGGCTCAAAGTAAAATTGCGGCGTTTAAGGCGGCGAATATCCCCGTGGCTCAGAGTCCCTCGGAAATTCCGGATTTGGTCAAAAAGGCTCTCAAACCCAGTCGTAAGAAAAAGTAA
- a CDS encoding succinate--CoA ligase subunit beta — protein MDLLEYQAKELFREIGIPVLPGQRIDRPQDLKGLKIPYPVVLKSQVRAGGRGRVGGIKFVANTIDAVAAAHSIFHLPITGEYPEVLLAEAKYNTDRELYLAVVLDREARRPVLLGSRQGGTSTESAMEDMQQVVVDREFSPFYARRLTLKMGCSGPLIQSVSEIVEKMYYLFVEKDLDLVEINPLGISPTGEVMALDGKVTANDRALSRHRDLARLIYSSCRTPENGTSSRSLPTGGASVREATPKEDRDTSPPWEDLNLIPLDGNIGILCNGAGLTMATLDLVCEAGGKPANFLNLGGESRSEATPEQIAARVEKGLALVCQDKTVKAVLVNLLGGIGTCDLVAEAIANYLKRISRQNTTATSTIRLPKLTVRLMGTQFDRAKQILDEVEVSLVENLDRAVEQVVSAARKG, from the coding sequence ATGGACTTACTGGAGTACCAAGCTAAGGAATTATTTCGTGAAATCGGCATTCCCGTATTGCCCGGACAGAGAATCGATCGCCCCCAAGACCTCAAAGGTTTAAAAATTCCCTATCCGGTCGTACTCAAGTCCCAAGTCCGTGCCGGGGGACGCGGTAGAGTAGGCGGGATCAAGTTCGTCGCCAACACCATCGACGCCGTCGCCGCCGCTCACAGTATCTTTCACCTGCCAATTACAGGCGAATACCCGGAAGTCTTGCTCGCTGAAGCCAAATACAACACCGACCGCGAACTTTATCTCGCCGTAGTTTTAGACCGCGAGGCGCGCCGTCCCGTCCTCTTAGGTTCCCGTCAAGGTGGGACGAGTACGGAATCGGCGATGGAAGACATGCAGCAAGTCGTGGTCGATCGCGAATTCTCGCCCTTTTACGCCCGCCGCCTCACCCTCAAAATGGGTTGTTCCGGACCGCTCATTCAGTCCGTCAGCGAGATCGTCGAGAAAATGTACTATCTCTTTGTCGAGAAAGATTTGGATTTAGTCGAAATCAACCCCCTCGGAATCAGTCCCACCGGGGAGGTGATGGCCCTCGACGGCAAAGTAACCGCCAACGATCGCGCCTTGAGTCGCCATCGCGATCTGGCTCGCTTGATTTACAGTTCCTGTCGGACGCCGGAAAATGGCACCTCTTCGAGAAGCTTACCCACCGGGGGAGCCAGCGTTCGCGAAGCGACTCCAAAGGAGGATCGCGACACTTCCCCGCCTTGGGAAGATTTAAATTTAATTCCCCTCGACGGTAACATCGGCATTTTGTGTAATGGAGCCGGGTTGACGATGGCGACCCTCGATTTAGTTTGCGAAGCCGGGGGCAAACCTGCCAATTTCTTGAATTTAGGAGGCGAGTCCCGTTCGGAAGCGACTCCCGAACAAATTGCCGCTCGCGTCGAAAAAGGCTTGGCGTTAGTCTGTCAAGATAAAACAGTCAAAGCGGTTTTAGTTAACTTACTCGGGGGGATTGGCACCTGCGATCTCGTGGCCGAGGCGATCGCCAATTACCTCAAACGCATTTCTCGCCAAAATACCACGGCGACGAGTACGATTCGCCTACCTAAATTAACCGTCCGCCTCATGGGGACGCAGTTCGATCGCGCCAAGCAAATTTTAGATGAAGTCGAGGTTTCCCTCGTCGAAAACTTAGACCGGGCCGTGGAACAGGTGGTCTCGGCAGCTCGCAAAGGTTAA
- a CDS encoding zinc ribbon domain-containing protein, protein MLYSAKTCPECGHLHEKLGGNKKFQCQNYGYSARRDWNGARNIMLRAL, encoded by the coding sequence CTGCTGTATAGTGCCAAGACTTGCCCGGAATGCGGTCACCTTCACGAAAAATTAGGTGGTAATAAAAAGTTCCAATGCCAGAATTACGGATACTCTGCTCGTCGAGATTGGAACGGCGCTCGTAACATTATGCTACGAGCTTTGTAG
- the mazE gene encoding type II toxin-antitoxin system MazE family antitoxin, whose product MSKKVSITLDDEILEFVDRLASNRSSFINNILWQEKRRIFMKELEDAYKDQANDPELQQEISAWDVTVGDGLNA is encoded by the coding sequence ATGAGTAAGAAAGTCAGCATAACCTTGGATGACGAAATACTAGAGTTTGTAGATCGGTTAGCAAGCAATCGTAGCAGCTTTATAAATAATATTCTCTGGCAAGAAAAGAGGAGAATTTTCATGAAGGAGCTAGAAGATGCTTACAAAGATCAGGCTAATGACCCAGAGTTGCAACAAGAAATTTCTGCATGGGACGTTACAGTGGGCGATGGTTTAAATGCCTAA
- a CDS encoding type II toxin-antitoxin system PemK/MazF family toxin, whose product MPNGHLTYKRGEIWWVDLHPVLGHETDKKRPCLILQNDIGNQNGATTIVAPLLPGARTYPFVVNVTPTAKNGLDKDRHINLSQMRAVDAQRIKNKQGDLEESYWEKIEEAVCIELGFSLAFRSL is encoded by the coding sequence ATGCCTAACGGACACTTAACCTACAAGCGAGGGGAGATATGGTGGGTCGATCTACACCCTGTTCTTGGCCATGAGACTGATAAAAAGCGACCTTGTCTGATTTTGCAAAATGATATTGGCAACCAAAATGGGGCAACGACAATAGTTGCTCCATTGTTGCCTGGAGCAAGGACTTATCCGTTTGTTGTGAATGTTACACCGACTGCTAAGAATGGATTAGATAAAGATCGACACATCAACTTAAGTCAAATGAGAGCTGTGGATGCCCAGAGAATTAAAAATAAACAGGGTGATTTAGAGGAGAGTTACTGGGAAAAAATTGAGGAAGCGGTATGTATTGAGCTTGGTTTTAGTTTAGCATTTAGGTCTTTGTAG
- a CDS encoding transposase: protein MKKLKSVSARKMRQEFAQQLRPFYWKPYFWNRAYGLMTTVGRANIETLLKYIENQDDPRQLGPPLKARMTLRVHS, encoded by the coding sequence GTGAAAAAATTGAAGTCGGTATCAGCCCGAAAAATGCGCCAGGAGTTTGCGCAGCAGCTACGCCCCTTCTACTGGAAGCCTTATTTCTGGAACCGGGCCTACGGACTGATGACGACGGTCGGACGGGCCAATATCGAAACTCTCCTGAAGTACATCGAGAATCAGGATGACCCGCGCCAACTCGGTCCGCCGCTAAAAGCGCGAATGACGCTTCGCGTTCATTCGTAG